The nucleotide window TTCGTGAGTAAATCAGAAAAAAATTGAACGCAATAGTGTCGACACTTTCTTGACGTGTCTCTAATTGTCTGCTTCCATAGCGTCCAACGGCAAGAAGACCGGAACGGCCTGCTGTACGCGATCGAATTGCAACAATGGGGAACCACATGAAACTAGTTGCCGCGCTTACGCTCTCGACTGCCATGCTCGCTGGGCCTGTCTTTGCAAAAGACATCACCATCGGCCTTTCAGGCCCCACCACGGGCGCCCAGGCCTATTTTGGAACGACATGGCATAATGGTTTCAAGCTCTACATCGACAAGCTGAACGCCGCAGGCGGCGTCAACGGCGTGACGGTGAAGATCGACCAGGAAGATGATCAGGCCGACCCACGGCAGGGAACGCTCGTTGCGCAGAAATATTGCGATAACGACGATGTGGTTCTCGGCGTTGTCAACTTCAATTCCGGCGTCGCGCAGTCGACCCTGCCGATCTATGAGGATTGCTCGCTGCCGACCATGACATTCGGCTCCAATCCGTCGCTGACCCAGCAGGGTTACAAGTTCATGGTCCGGCCGGTCGCGAACGATTTCGCCGGCGCGCTGCTTCCGGCCGAATATGCGCTGCAGAAGCTCCATGCCAAGTCCGCGCTGATCGTCAACGACAAGCAGGTCTTCGGCCAGGGGATTTCTGAAATCTTCGCCAAGAACTTTACGGCTGGCGGCGGCAAGGTTCTCGATACGCTCTCGGTTGCACCGACAGACGTCGACTTCAGCGCAATTCTCGCCCAGATCAAGACCAAGAATCCCGACGTCATCTATCTCGGCGCCGTCATGCCTCAGCTTGCGCTTTTTGCCAAACAGATGCACGAGCAAGGCGTCAAGGCGACGCTGATGGTGCCGGATGGCGGCTATACGCCAGACTTCATCTCTCAGGCCGGCGCAGCGAATGTCGAGGGTGCGACGGTCGCCGTGCAGGCACCGCCGCTTGATGCCACTCCGGCGATTGCCGATTTTGCCACCCAGTACAAGGCCAAGTACGGGCAGGATGCCGGCCCCTATTCGATTTACGGATATGCGCAGGCGCAGATCCTGGAGGCCGTGCTGAAAAGCACCAAGGGCCTGACCCGCGAAGACATGAACGACGCCCTGCACAACGTGAAAGCTGATACGGCGATCGGCCACCTGGAATTCGACGACAAGGGCGAACTCAAGGTGGCTCCTTCCTATCTTTACAAGGTAGAGAATGGCAAGTTCGTCCTGATCGCCACGAAGTAATCGCAAGGCAGAGCGGTGTGGGCTCACGCTCACACCCGACGTTTCGTCTGCGCAACTGCGCTCCCTGCGGGGAGTGCGGTTGTCCCCTCTATCCGCCTTCCCAGGCGCCGGTGGACAGGACCCCCATGTTCGGAATCCTCATTCAACAAACCTTCAACGCCCTGACGATCGGTGCGATCTACGCACTCATCGCCCTCGGTTACACCATGGTCTATGGCGTCTTGCGCATGATCAACTT belongs to Neorhizobium sp. NCHU2750 and includes:
- a CDS encoding branched-chain amino acid ABC transporter substrate-binding protein, with protein sequence MKLVAALTLSTAMLAGPVFAKDITIGLSGPTTGAQAYFGTTWHNGFKLYIDKLNAAGGVNGVTVKIDQEDDQADPRQGTLVAQKYCDNDDVVLGVVNFNSGVAQSTLPIYEDCSLPTMTFGSNPSLTQQGYKFMVRPVANDFAGALLPAEYALQKLHAKSALIVNDKQVFGQGISEIFAKNFTAGGGKVLDTLSVAPTDVDFSAILAQIKTKNPDVIYLGAVMPQLALFAKQMHEQGVKATLMVPDGGYTPDFISQAGAANVEGATVAVQAPPLDATPAIADFATQYKAKYGQDAGPYSIYGYAQAQILEAVLKSTKGLTREDMNDALHNVKADTAIGHLEFDDKGELKVAPSYLYKVENGKFVLIATK